One window of Brachybacterium ginsengisoli genomic DNA carries:
- a CDS encoding GH92 family glycosyl hydrolase has product MIVTADQGPVGSPTSKDAAGFLAPSAVRYTGGAGERHEAALPLHEGADALVGRRIGPDEVLRYFVHPALDPQQTWGATAVAIDLALEDGSRLSDHAPQDQHGTLATARGIGDGKILFPDQWNDVQVSLDALAGRTITEVLLVLDAPTPDEADLLEDAEGDAPAEEELTGWIDGPYLAPRREDPSLEDPVAWVDTRRGSNASRDFSRGNTLPLTGLPNGFALFTPATDARTRRWVYEYHRANGPDNRPRLQGMAISHQPSPWMGDRHQFLLMPLRGSSPDATPAERALGFDHDAETARPDLYEVALDGGIGLRLAPTDHGAICEIDLPADGGTSHLLLEGIDEHARLDAAGAVFDGRFHAWVDASPEQGYDRADGATRMYVTGVVDPAPVSVGRAPGDSGGSMLTFAPGTERVTVRLATSYLGRSQGRRTLAQELEGRTFEEIRTAAHTAWAERLQVIEVPDATPAQRRTLYGNLYRLNLYPNSHWENAGTPERPEPVHASPVLPGKGRATDTRSDAQIVPGMLHVNHGFWDTYRTAWPAYALLYPELAAQLADGFVQQYREGGWIARWSSPGYADCMTGTSSDISFADLQVKGVPLPDPLAAYESGLRNATVAPPFAEVGRKGNERAVFTGYVDTDTPESVSWALEAHINDAGLAAQAELLADRAEDEDPAAAAQLREEAHYLAARSQNYPLLFDPAIEFFQGRRPDGGFALTPEEYDPLLWGGDYTETDGWNFAFHVPHDGEGLASLYGGRHMLRGRLEQFFATPERADLPGTYGDPIHEMFEARAVRMGQFGMSNQPSHHIPFLYHHADAPEEASRIVREVQRRLFVGEEIGQGYPGDEDNGEMSAWWLFTVLGLYPLQLGTGRYHLVAPLFPRATVHPLGGAPFSVTTEAGSADDVCITGMTVDGRDHGNAWIDHADLRGRLHVRLGAEPEGWGAVPPSPTAPGEQPRPLRDLFAADPEDPLRDDDSRTEQAFDTAAVVIGLPELGEPQQARFLTLTSSGETGGDPIAWRVEGSDDGRTWQTLDERSGQRFRWRRQTRPFEIAAPRSCTHHRLVIVSSEGPLRLSEVELLG; this is encoded by the coding sequence ATGATCGTCACCGCAGACCAGGGTCCCGTCGGCTCACCGACCAGCAAGGACGCAGCAGGATTCCTCGCGCCGTCCGCCGTGCGGTACACCGGAGGCGCCGGAGAGCGCCACGAGGCGGCACTGCCCCTCCACGAGGGGGCCGACGCTCTCGTCGGCCGCCGGATCGGACCCGATGAGGTGCTGCGCTACTTCGTGCACCCGGCGCTCGATCCCCAGCAGACCTGGGGCGCGACGGCCGTCGCGATCGACCTCGCCCTGGAGGACGGCAGCCGACTCTCCGACCACGCCCCGCAGGACCAGCACGGGACGCTCGCGACCGCGCGCGGGATCGGCGACGGGAAGATCCTGTTCCCCGATCAGTGGAACGACGTGCAGGTGTCCCTCGACGCCCTCGCGGGCCGGACCATCACCGAGGTGCTGCTGGTCCTGGATGCCCCGACGCCGGACGAGGCGGACCTGCTCGAGGACGCCGAGGGCGATGCGCCCGCCGAGGAGGAGCTCACCGGCTGGATCGACGGCCCCTACCTCGCCCCGCGCCGCGAGGACCCCTCGCTCGAGGACCCGGTGGCCTGGGTCGACACCCGTCGGGGCAGCAACGCCTCGCGCGACTTCTCCCGGGGCAACACGCTCCCGCTGACCGGGCTGCCCAACGGCTTCGCGCTCTTCACCCCGGCCACGGACGCCCGCACCCGGCGCTGGGTGTACGAGTACCACCGCGCCAACGGGCCCGACAACCGGCCGCGCCTGCAGGGGATGGCGATCTCCCACCAGCCCAGCCCCTGGATGGGGGACCGCCACCAGTTCCTGCTCATGCCGCTGCGGGGCTCCTCGCCGGACGCCACGCCTGCGGAGCGCGCCCTCGGCTTCGACCACGACGCGGAGACCGCGCGGCCCGATCTGTACGAGGTCGCCCTCGACGGCGGCATCGGCCTGCGTCTGGCCCCTACCGACCACGGGGCGATCTGCGAGATCGACCTGCCCGCCGACGGCGGGACCAGCCATCTGCTGCTCGAGGGGATCGACGAGCACGCCCGTCTCGACGCCGCCGGCGCCGTGTTCGACGGGCGTTTCCATGCCTGGGTCGACGCCTCGCCCGAGCAGGGCTACGACCGCGCCGACGGGGCGACCCGCATGTACGTGACGGGCGTGGTGGACCCGGCGCCGGTCTCGGTGGGGCGCGCGCCCGGGGACAGCGGCGGCAGCATGCTCACCTTCGCCCCGGGCACGGAGCGGGTGACGGTGCGCCTGGCCACCAGCTACCTCGGCCGGTCCCAGGGCCGCCGCACCCTCGCCCAGGAGCTGGAGGGGCGCACCTTCGAGGAGATCCGCACCGCCGCCCACACCGCGTGGGCCGAGCGCCTGCAGGTCATCGAGGTGCCGGACGCGACCCCGGCGCAGCGCCGCACCCTGTACGGCAACCTCTACCGCCTGAACCTCTATCCGAACTCCCACTGGGAGAACGCCGGCACCCCCGAGCGCCCGGAGCCGGTGCACGCGAGCCCCGTGCTGCCCGGCAAGGGCAGGGCGACCGACACCCGCAGCGATGCGCAGATCGTGCCCGGCATGCTCCACGTCAACCACGGCTTCTGGGACACCTACCGCACCGCCTGGCCCGCCTACGCGCTGCTGTACCCCGAGCTCGCCGCGCAGCTCGCCGACGGGTTCGTCCAGCAGTATCGGGAGGGCGGCTGGATCGCCCGCTGGTCCTCGCCCGGCTACGCGGACTGCATGACCGGCACCAGCAGCGACATCTCCTTCGCGGATCTCCAGGTCAAGGGCGTGCCGCTGCCGGATCCGCTGGCCGCCTACGAATCGGGCCTGCGCAACGCCACCGTGGCCCCGCCCTTCGCGGAGGTGGGCCGCAAGGGCAACGAGCGCGCCGTGTTCACCGGCTACGTCGACACCGACACCCCGGAGTCCGTCTCCTGGGCGCTCGAGGCGCACATCAACGACGCCGGCCTCGCCGCCCAGGCGGAGCTGCTCGCCGACCGCGCCGAGGACGAGGACCCCGCCGCGGCGGCCCAGCTGCGGGAGGAGGCGCACTACCTCGCGGCCCGCAGCCAGAACTACCCGCTGCTGTTCGACCCTGCGATCGAGTTCTTCCAGGGGCGCCGGCCCGACGGCGGCTTCGCGCTCACCCCCGAGGAGTACGACCCGCTGCTGTGGGGCGGGGACTACACGGAGACCGACGGCTGGAACTTCGCCTTCCACGTCCCGCACGACGGGGAGGGCCTGGCGAGCCTCTACGGCGGGCGGCACATGCTGCGCGGTCGTCTCGAGCAGTTCTTCGCCACCCCCGAGCGCGCCGACCTCCCCGGCACCTACGGCGACCCGATCCACGAGATGTTCGAGGCGCGCGCGGTGCGGATGGGCCAGTTCGGCATGTCCAACCAGCCCTCGCACCACATCCCCTTCCTCTACCACCACGCGGACGCCCCGGAGGAGGCCTCCCGGATCGTGCGCGAGGTACAGCGCCGCCTCTTCGTCGGCGAGGAGATCGGCCAGGGCTACCCGGGGGACGAGGACAACGGCGAGATGAGCGCCTGGTGGCTGTTCACCGTCCTGGGCCTGTATCCGCTGCAGCTGGGGACCGGCCGCTACCACCTGGTGGCACCGTTGTTCCCGCGGGCCACCGTGCATCCGCTGGGCGGAGCCCCCTTCTCGGTGACGACGGAGGCAGGGAGCGCCGACGACGTCTGCATCACCGGCATGACCGTGGACGGCCGCGATCACGGGAACGCCTGGATCGATCACGCCGACCTCCGGGGCCGCCTCCACGTGCGGCTCGGCGCCGAGCCCGAGGGATGGGGCGCCGTGCCGCCCTCGCCCACCGCCCCCGGCGAGCAGCCCCGGCCGCTGCGCGACCTGTTCGCCGCCGATCCCGAGGATCCCCTGCGGGACGACGACTCCCGCACCGAGCAGGCCTTCGACACCGCGGCCGTGGTCATCGGCCTGCCGGAGCTGGGGGAGCCGCAGCAGGCGCGCTTCCTCACCCTGACCTCCTCCGGCGAGACCGGCGGAGACCCGATCGCCTGGCGGGTGGAGGGCTCGGACGACGGCCGGACCTGGCAGACCCTCGACGAGCGCTCCGGTCAGCGCTTCCGGTGGCGCCGCCAGACCCGTCCCTTCGAGATCGCCGCTCCCCGGTCCTGCACCCATCACCGCCTGGTGATCGTCAGCTCCGAGGGGCCGCTGCGGCTGTCCGAGGTGGAGCTGCTGGGCTGA
- a CDS encoding YwaF family protein, with protein sequence MPEHGTSAVRLADAVHLAEGTLGHMPAYGSAHLSMLALLVVATVVLTRRARRGAAAGVERALRVAGWVLLANSLFWTAWGFMPWAWNLDESLPLHYSDALRFIVPIALITRAPWAIVVSWFWGLTLNMQSVLTPDVNYFVWIPLEFVEYWIAHLSGVLAPVVLVWGLRLHPTWRGYGIAYAATVGWALIAVTGNALTGANYGYLNRAPDGASVLDLLGPWPQYLLVEALLIAAVWALMTLAWALVDRRRAAPLHGRGGLLRRPTALSPAAPPRTAAAAPRS encoded by the coding sequence ATGCCGGAGCACGGGACCTCAGCAGTCCGCCTGGCCGACGCGGTCCACCTCGCCGAGGGGACGCTCGGCCACATGCCCGCCTACGGCTCGGCGCACCTGAGCATGCTGGCCCTGCTGGTGGTGGCCACCGTGGTGCTCACCCGCCGGGCGCGACGCGGCGCGGCCGCTGGGGTGGAGCGGGCGCTGCGGGTCGCCGGCTGGGTGCTGCTGGCCAACTCCCTCTTCTGGACGGCGTGGGGGTTCATGCCCTGGGCCTGGAACCTCGACGAGTCCCTGCCGCTGCACTACTCCGACGCGCTGCGGTTCATCGTGCCGATCGCGCTGATCACCCGGGCGCCCTGGGCGATCGTGGTGAGCTGGTTCTGGGGGCTGACCCTGAACATGCAGTCGGTGCTCACGCCGGACGTGAACTACTTCGTGTGGATCCCGCTGGAGTTCGTCGAGTACTGGATCGCGCACCTCAGCGGGGTGCTCGCCCCCGTCGTGCTCGTGTGGGGGCTGCGCCTGCATCCCACCTGGCGCGGGTACGGCATCGCCTATGCGGCGACCGTGGGATGGGCCCTGATCGCGGTGACCGGCAACGCCCTGACCGGCGCGAACTACGGCTACCTGAACCGCGCCCCGGACGGCGCCTCGGTCCTCGACCTGCTCGGGCCGTGGCCGCAGTACCTGCTGGTCGAGGCGTTGCTGATCGCGGCCGTGTGGGCGCTGATGACGCTGGCCTGGGCTCTGGTGGACCGGCGGCGGGCCGCCCCGCTCCACGGCCGGGGCGGCCTGCTGCGTCGGCCCACGGCGCTCAGCCCAGCAGCTCCACCTCGGACAGCCGCAGCGGCCCCTCGGAGCTGA
- a CDS encoding PTS fructose transporter subunit IIABC, translating to MSAPLMTPELVRLEVAPPGDKLAVIGLMADLIAASGRAERDGLEAGLLTREESFATGMPGGFAIPHCRSEAVHEAALGFLRLSEPVDFGSSDGPADLVIGIAAPAGTDDQHLQLLAKLSRALIRPEFLAELRAATEPQQVSDLVQGVLEPEPAAEPSTEGTADGTSQAAASGTAATSSTAAASATGTEAGSAGDSSAPVLLAITSCPTGIAHTYMAAESLENAAKEKGVELHVETQGSGGITPFTSEQIAAASALIVAADVNISGRERFAGLPIVEHPVKRAISHGPQMIDEAVAAAGDPSASRVPAGGASSSEDSSSATRQSWPRRIQGAVMTGVSYMIPFVAAGGLLMALGFLIAGFDVAFVAQDVATGFSLSSLPGTQEYEGATGMMQTERSGLALYLGAVLFTLGNLGMGFLVAALSGYIAFGLAGRPGIAPGFIGGAVSVAVGAGFLGGLITGLLAGLIALWFTTLTPPRWLAGLMPVVIIPLVTTLVVGGLMLLFLGRPLAALMTALQDGLTSMSGSSAILLGVIIGLMMCFDLGGPVNKAAYLFATAGLSQGTEASFQIMAAVMAAGMVPPLAMALSTVVRRRLYSPVERENGTTAWLLGAAFISEGAIPFAAADPLRVIPSMMTGGAVTGALIMAFSVGSQAPHGGLFVAFAISPVWGFLLAILAGTLVAAALVTVLKEVGQRRQAVAA from the coding sequence ATGTCAGCTCCCCTGATGACCCCTGAGCTGGTCCGCCTCGAGGTGGCGCCTCCCGGCGACAAGCTCGCCGTGATCGGCCTGATGGCCGATCTCATCGCCGCCAGCGGCCGCGCCGAGCGCGACGGCCTCGAGGCCGGACTGCTCACGCGGGAGGAGTCCTTCGCCACCGGCATGCCCGGCGGCTTCGCGATCCCGCACTGCCGCTCCGAGGCGGTCCACGAGGCGGCGCTGGGATTCCTGCGCCTGAGCGAGCCGGTCGACTTCGGCTCCTCCGACGGGCCCGCCGATCTGGTCATCGGCATCGCCGCCCCGGCCGGCACCGATGATCAGCACCTGCAGCTGCTGGCGAAGCTCTCGCGGGCGCTGATCCGCCCCGAGTTCCTCGCCGAGCTGCGCGCCGCCACCGAGCCCCAGCAGGTCTCGGACCTGGTCCAGGGCGTCCTCGAGCCCGAGCCCGCCGCGGAGCCCTCCACCGAGGGCACGGCAGACGGGACCTCGCAGGCCGCCGCCTCGGGCACCGCCGCCACCTCGAGCACCGCCGCCGCGAGCGCCACGGGCACGGAGGCCGGCTCCGCCGGTGACTCCTCCGCTCCCGTGCTGCTCGCGATCACGTCCTGCCCCACCGGAATCGCCCACACCTACATGGCGGCCGAGTCGCTCGAGAACGCCGCGAAGGAGAAGGGCGTCGAGCTGCACGTGGAGACCCAGGGCTCCGGCGGCATCACCCCCTTCACCTCGGAGCAGATCGCCGCGGCGAGCGCGCTCATCGTCGCGGCGGACGTCAACATCTCCGGCCGTGAGCGCTTCGCGGGCCTCCCGATCGTGGAGCATCCGGTCAAGCGCGCCATCTCGCACGGCCCGCAGATGATCGACGAGGCCGTCGCCGCGGCCGGCGACCCCTCCGCCTCCCGGGTCCCCGCCGGCGGCGCCTCCTCCTCCGAGGACTCGAGCTCGGCGACGCGGCAGTCCTGGCCGCGCCGCATCCAGGGCGCCGTCATGACGGGCGTGTCCTACATGATCCCGTTCGTCGCCGCGGGCGGTCTGCTGATGGCGCTGGGCTTCCTCATCGCCGGCTTCGACGTCGCCTTCGTCGCGCAGGACGTCGCCACCGGGTTCTCCCTCTCCTCACTCCCCGGCACCCAGGAGTACGAGGGCGCCACCGGCATGATGCAGACAGAGCGGTCCGGCCTCGCGCTCTACCTGGGCGCGGTGCTCTTCACCCTCGGCAACCTGGGCATGGGCTTCCTGGTCGCGGCGCTGTCGGGCTACATCGCCTTCGGGCTCGCCGGCCGCCCGGGCATCGCTCCGGGCTTCATCGGCGGTGCGGTCTCCGTGGCCGTCGGCGCCGGGTTCCTCGGCGGGCTCATCACCGGTCTGCTCGCGGGCCTGATCGCCCTGTGGTTCACGACCCTCACCCCGCCGCGCTGGCTCGCCGGCCTGATGCCGGTCGTGATCATCCCGCTGGTGACCACACTCGTGGTGGGCGGGCTGATGCTGCTGTTCCTGGGCCGCCCGCTGGCCGCGCTCATGACCGCCCTCCAGGATGGCCTGACCAGCATGTCCGGCTCCTCGGCGATCCTGCTCGGCGTGATCATCGGGCTGATGATGTGCTTCGACCTCGGCGGGCCGGTCAACAAGGCGGCCTACCTCTTCGCCACCGCCGGGCTGTCCCAGGGCACCGAGGCGTCCTTCCAGATCATGGCCGCGGTGATGGCGGCCGGCATGGTCCCGCCGCTGGCGATGGCGCTGTCCACCGTGGTGCGCCGCCGCCTCTACTCCCCCGTGGAGCGGGAGAACGGCACCACCGCGTGGCTGCTGGGCGCTGCGTTCATCTCCGAGGGCGCGATCCCCTTCGCCGCCGCCGACCCGCTGCGCGTGATCCCTTCGATGATGACCGGCGGCGCCGTCACGGGTGCGCTGATCATGGCCTTCTCCGTCGGCTCGCAGGCTCCGCACGGCGGCCTCTTCGTCGCCTTCGCGATCTCCCCGGTGTGGGGCTTCCTGCTCGCGATCCTCGCGGGCACGCTGGTCGCCGCCGCACTGGTCACCGTCCTGAAGGAGGTCGGTCAGCGCCGACAGGCCGTCGCCGCCTGA